In Pleurocapsa sp. PCC 7319, the following are encoded in one genomic region:
- a CDS encoding TRC40/GET3/ArsA family transport-energizing ATPase, which yields MRVILMTGKGGVGKTSVAAATGLRCAELGYKTLVLSTDPAHSLADSFDLELGHDPKLVKSNLWGAELDALRELEGNWGAVKRYITQVLQARGLDGVQAEELAILPGMDEIFGLVRMKRHYDEGDFEILIIDSAPTGTALRLLSLPEVGGWYMRRFYKPLQGMSAALRPLVEPLFKPIAGFSLPDNEVMDAPYEFYEQIEALEKVLTDNTKTSVRLVMNPEKMVIKESLRAHAYLSLYNVATDLVVANRVIPNEVNDPFFQRWKENQNVYKQEIYDNFHPLPVKEAPLFPTEMCGMEALEKLKEILYPDEDPTQVYYKENTIKVIQEQGNYSLHLYLPGIPKEKIQLNKTGDELNIRIGNHRRNLVLPQALAALQPSGAKMEDDYLKINFQDMTKV from the coding sequence ATGCGTGTAATTTTGATGACTGGCAAGGGTGGAGTCGGTAAAACTTCCGTTGCGGCAGCTACTGGTCTGCGTTGTGCGGAATTGGGTTATAAGACATTGGTACTCAGTACCGATCCCGCTCACTCTTTGGCAGACAGTTTTGATCTTGAGCTGGGACACGATCCGAAACTGGTCAAGTCTAATCTTTGGGGGGCAGAGCTTGATGCCCTCAGAGAATTAGAAGGAAACTGGGGAGCTGTAAAGCGTTACATTACCCAGGTTTTACAGGCTAGAGGTTTAGATGGTGTGCAAGCCGAAGAATTGGCAATCTTACCAGGTATGGACGAAATCTTTGGCTTGGTAAGAATGAAACGCCATTATGATGAAGGGGACTTCGAGATTTTGATTATTGACTCGGCTCCAACAGGAACTGCTTTGAGACTCTTGAGTCTACCTGAGGTTGGTGGCTGGTACATGAGACGTTTTTATAAGCCACTTCAGGGAATGTCGGCAGCGTTACGGCCCTTAGTTGAGCCATTGTTTAAACCAATTGCTGGTTTCTCTTTACCTGATAATGAAGTGATGGATGCTCCTTATGAATTTTATGAGCAAATAGAAGCTTTAGAAAAAGTTTTGACAGATAACACTAAAACTTCGGTACGTTTGGTGATGAATCCTGAAAAAATGGTCATCAAAGAATCTCTACGTGCTCACGCTTACCTAAGTCTATATAATGTTGCTACAGATTTGGTAGTGGCTAATAGAGTCATTCCCAACGAAGTAAACGATCCCTTTTTCCAGCGTTGGAAGGAAAATCAAAACGTCTATAAGCAAGAAATTTATGATAATTTTCATCCTTTACCCGTTAAGGAAGCACCCTTATTTCCCACAGAAATGTGTGGTATGGAAGCTTTAGAAAAATTGAAAGAAATTTTGTATCCAGATGAAGATCCAACTCAAGTTTACTACAAAGAAAATACCATAAAAGTAATTCAAGAGCAGGGTAATTACAGTCTGCACTTATACTTACCAGGAATTCCCAAAGAAAAGATTCAATTAAACAAAACTGGTGACGAGTTAAATATCAGAATTGGTAATCATCGTCGCAATTTAGTATTACCTCAAGCTTTGGCGGCACTCCAACCATCGGGAGCCAAAATGGAGGATGATTATTTGAAAATTAATTTTCAAGACATGACCAAAGTTTAG
- a CDS encoding DUF2103 domain-containing protein, protein MSSDGRLVWNHSTHLPGLIPILEKLIQCEGISTVTPGRIKTTRSHIPKMKLRVSVPIRGGYKLIARQGKTVQEVFILTILDQSQLEKAIANLL, encoded by the coding sequence ATGTCTTCTGATGGTCGATTAGTCTGGAATCATTCAACCCATCTTCCTGGTTTAATTCCCATATTAGAAAAATTAATTCAGTGCGAGGGAATTTCTACCGTTACTCCAGGAAGAATCAAAACCACCAGAAGTCATATCCCTAAAATGAAGTTGCGAGTTTCTGTTCCTATTCGAGGTGGTTATAAGCTAATTGCCCGTCAGGGAAAAACAGTGCAAGAAGTTTTTATCCTAACTATCTTAGACCAGTCTCAGTTAGAAAAGGCGATCGCCAATTTACTCTAA
- the rlmN gene encoding 23S rRNA (adenine(2503)-C(2))-methyltransferase RlmN translates to MTPQIVKQSIKNSEVLLGKSLAELTAWVQEQDQPAYRGKQLYQWLYQKGVRSLSDISVFPKKWRHEMAGYPLGRSTIHYRSVAPDATRKYLLRLADGLIIEAVGIPTAKRLTVCVSSQVGCPMDCDFCATGKGGFTRNLKAHEIIDQVLTVQEDFEQRVSNVVFMGMGEPMANIDHVIAAVKSLNQDVGIGARSLTVSTVGIPGKIHQLAQHKLQIVLAVSLHASNQALREQLIPSAKKYPLNNLLDECRDYVEVTGRRVTFEYVLLSRVNDLPENARELSQCLKGFQTHVNLIPYNPISEVDYQRPQKNRIREFTNILEAANITVSVRYSRGLEADAACGQLRASKV, encoded by the coding sequence ATGACGCCACAAATAGTAAAGCAATCGATCAAGAATTCAGAGGTTCTTTTGGGGAAATCTTTAGCTGAGTTAACTGCTTGGGTACAAGAGCAAGATCAACCAGCTTATAGAGGCAAACAACTGTATCAATGGTTATACCAAAAAGGGGTGCGATCGCTATCTGATATTTCGGTATTTCCCAAAAAGTGGCGGCATGAAATGGCAGGATATCCCCTGGGACGTTCTACGATTCATTATCGTAGCGTTGCTCCTGATGCCACCCGTAAATATCTATTACGTCTGGCGGATGGATTAATCATTGAAGCAGTTGGTATTCCCACTGCTAAAAGGTTGACTGTGTGTGTTTCTTCTCAAGTAGGCTGTCCGATGGACTGTGATTTTTGCGCCACAGGCAAAGGCGGCTTTACCCGCAATCTCAAAGCTCATGAAATTATCGATCAGGTGCTAACAGTGCAGGAAGATTTTGAGCAAAGAGTCAGCAATGTAGTATTTATGGGCATGGGAGAGCCGATGGCAAATATCGATCATGTTATAGCTGCGGTCAAGTCTTTGAATCAGGATGTTGGTATCGGAGCGCGATCGCTAACTGTATCTACAGTGGGTATTCCTGGGAAAATTCATCAGCTAGCCCAACATAAATTACAAATTGTGCTAGCGGTAAGTCTTCATGCTTCTAATCAAGCTTTACGAGAACAATTAATTCCTAGTGCCAAAAAATATCCTCTAAATAATCTACTGGATGAATGCCGAGATTATGTAGAGGTTACAGGTAGAAGGGTGACTTTTGAATATGTTTTGCTGTCACGGGTTAACGACTTACCTGAAAATGCACGGGAACTGTCTCAATGCTTAAAAGGCTTTCAAACCCATGTAAACTTAATTCCCTATAATCCTATTTCAGAAGTTGATTATCAACGACCACAGAAAAACCGAATTAGAGAATTTACTAACATCTTAGAAGCAGCAAATATAACTGTCAGCGTACGTTATTCTCGTGGTTTAGAGGCTGATGCAGCTTGTGGACAACTGAGAGCCTCAAAAGTCTAA
- the egtC gene encoding ergothioneine biosynthesis protein EgtC → MCRLLGYLGSPIQLNRILIKPEHSLIAQSYQPREMTAGLLNADGFGIGWYHTEQENPPYTYKNVLPIWNDANLPQLGRYVESKCYLGYVRSATSNLSVDIINCQPFSHQNLLFVHNGFIDDFRKTLYRPIRNSLNDFAYQRIEGTTDSEHIFALIVNELESSDRMTLSQALSNTITRLNKLAEVDQINFSANIVLSNGKELVACRYSNRETSPTLYYIKNSDAVILVSEPMFEGDWVSCPEKSILGVGENLEVSINSIS, encoded by the coding sequence ATGTGTCGATTATTAGGCTATCTTGGTTCTCCGATTCAACTAAACCGTATACTAATCAAGCCAGAGCATTCTCTAATCGCTCAAAGTTATCAACCCCGTGAAATGACTGCGGGGTTATTAAATGCCGATGGTTTTGGTATTGGATGGTATCATACAGAGCAAGAGAATCCGCCCTACACTTACAAAAATGTTTTACCAATTTGGAATGATGCTAACCTACCTCAGCTAGGACGGTATGTAGAATCAAAATGCTACTTAGGATACGTTCGTAGTGCTACTTCCAACCTCTCTGTCGACATAATTAATTGCCAGCCATTTTCACACCAAAATCTTTTGTTTGTTCACAATGGCTTTATCGATGATTTTCGTAAGACTTTATATCGACCAATTCGCAATAGTTTAAATGACTTTGCTTATCAGCGTATAGAAGGAACGACTGACTCAGAACATATCTTTGCCTTGATAGTGAACGAGTTAGAAAGTAGCGATCGCATGACTTTGTCACAAGCTTTGAGTAATACTATTACTCGCTTAAACAAACTAGCAGAGGTAGATCAAATCAATTTTTCAGCTAATATTGTTTTGAGCAATGGCAAAGAGTTGGTAGCCTGCCGTTACTCTAATCGAGAAACTAGTCCTACACTATACTATATAAAAAATTCTGATGCAGTAATTCTTGTATCAGAACCTATGTTTGAAGGTGATTGGGTAAGTTGTCCCGAAAAAAGCATTCTGGGTGTAGGAGAAAATCTTGAAGTTAGCATCAATTCAATCTCGTAG
- a CDS encoding SUMF1/EgtB/PvdO family nonheme iron enzyme, protein MKLASIQSRRNSIAKALSYIRQKNLDLLAEVNQSSFFKQAHPEFSPIGWHFGHIAFTEAYWVLNHLADLPLGSPEYSRLFAADGLPKQERENLPNVETIKEYLHSIRTKTLSYLANAPIEKQERLWRWLIQHESQHGETISLILQLHQQRNSIDSLIAVSQAQSRSSFKDQANTLKAQYSEMVKIPAGEFLLGSNVVEAQDNERSAYKIHLDTYWIDRYPVTCGQYYQFMAAGGYQKCQYWSKEGWQWLQQNPVSQPLYWSNSLDWIEHPVCGVSYYEAEAYANFAHKRLPTEAEWEKAAIGASPNCNHGRLIGHTSPVTAYPEPSKYGCQDMLGNVWEWTASWFDAYPGFSSYPYPGYSEVYFDRQHRVLRGGSWATSKATLRTSFRNWYQPNVRQIFAGFRCAKE, encoded by the coding sequence TTGAAGTTAGCATCAATTCAATCTCGTAGAAATTCTATTGCCAAAGCATTAAGCTATATCCGGCAAAAAAACTTAGATTTACTAGCCGAAGTTAATCAATCCAGCTTTTTTAAGCAAGCTCACCCAGAATTCAGCCCTATTGGCTGGCATTTTGGTCATATTGCTTTTACTGAAGCTTACTGGGTTTTAAATCATCTTGCTGATTTACCCTTAGGTTCCCCTGAGTATAGTCGGTTGTTCGCCGCTGATGGCTTACCGAAGCAAGAACGTGAAAATTTGCCCAATGTCGAAACCATTAAAGAATATTTACATAGCATTAGAACTAAAACTCTAAGTTATCTAGCGAATGCACCGATAGAAAAACAAGAGCGTCTTTGGCGATGGTTGATTCAACACGAAAGCCAGCATGGAGAAACCATTAGTTTGATTTTGCAACTTCATCAGCAGCGTAATTCTATTGATTCTCTAATTGCTGTTAGCCAAGCACAATCAAGATCGAGTTTTAAAGACCAAGCTAATACTTTAAAAGCTCAATATAGTGAAATGGTAAAAATTCCAGCGGGAGAGTTTCTTCTCGGGAGTAATGTTGTTGAAGCTCAGGACAATGAACGTTCTGCTTATAAAATACATTTGGATACTTATTGGATTGATCGCTATCCTGTAACCTGTGGTCAGTATTATCAGTTTATGGCTGCGGGAGGTTATCAAAAGTGCCAGTATTGGTCTAAGGAAGGTTGGCAATGGTTACAGCAAAATCCTGTTTCTCAGCCCTTATATTGGTCAAATTCTTTAGATTGGATCGAGCATCCTGTATGCGGGGTAAGTTATTACGAAGCCGAAGCATACGCCAATTTTGCCCACAAAAGATTACCCACAGAAGCTGAGTGGGAAAAAGCAGCCATTGGTGCATCTCCTAACTGTAATCATGGTCGTTTGATTGGGCATACTAGTCCTGTGACGGCTTATCCCGAACCAAGTAAGTATGGTTGTCAAGATATGTTGGGGAATGTTTGGGAATGGACTGCTTCTTGGTTTGATGCTTATCCAGGATTTAGTAGCTATCCCTATCCTGGCTATTCAGAAGTTTATTTTGATCGTCAGCATCGAGTATTGCGGGGTGGTAGTTGGGCAACCAGTAAAGCAACTTTGAGAACTAGTTTTCGCAACTGGTACCAGCCAAATGTCAGACAGATTTTTGCTGGCTTTCGCTGTGCTAAAGAATAG
- a CDS encoding type 1 glutamine amidotransferase yields MKIAIGWLYPTLMSTYGDRGNVICLQRRCQWRGIEVEVIPLKRETGVAQFNQVDLIVGGGAQDRQQEIVMRDLQGEKAQILQTKIDQGTPGVFTCGSPQLLGHYYEPALGKRIEGLGILDMVSQHPGIEAQRCIGNLVFEITATPIASELQVMLGEKPIVIGFENHGGRTYLQDVQPLGKVIKGYGNNGEDQTAGAFYQNAIATYSHGPLLPKNQFIADWLIKKSLQKKYQQEITLTALEDSLAIAARKAMLQRLDLSNLLSTV; encoded by the coding sequence ATGAAAATTGCAATCGGTTGGCTTTATCCAACATTAATGAGTACTTATGGCGATCGCGGCAATGTTATTTGTCTTCAAAGGCGATGTCAGTGGCGAGGCATAGAAGTTGAAGTAATTCCTCTAAAACGAGAAACTGGGGTGGCACAATTTAATCAGGTAGATTTAATTGTCGGTGGAGGAGCGCAAGACCGGCAGCAAGAGATTGTGATGCGTGACTTGCAAGGAGAAAAAGCCCAAATTCTGCAAACAAAAATTGACCAGGGAACACCAGGTGTATTTACCTGTGGTTCGCCTCAACTTTTGGGACATTATTACGAACCAGCACTAGGCAAAAGAATTGAAGGCTTGGGTATATTAGACATGGTGAGCCAACATCCAGGTATCGAAGCGCAACGCTGTATTGGCAATTTAGTATTTGAAATTACCGCTACCCCGATAGCGTCAGAGTTACAGGTCATGTTAGGAGAAAAACCGATTGTGATTGGATTTGAAAATCATGGCGGTAGAACTTATCTCCAAGATGTACAGCCTCTAGGTAAAGTAATCAAAGGATATGGCAACAATGGCGAAGATCAGACAGCAGGGGCTTTTTATCAAAATGCGATCGCCACTTATTCTCATGGACCTTTATTACCTAAAAACCAGTTTATTGCCGATTGGCTAATTAAAAAATCGTTGCAAAAAAAGTATCAACAGGAAATTACCTTGACCGCTTTAGAAGATTCTTTAGCTATTGCAGCTCGTAAAGCAATGTTGCAACGTCTTGACTTATCCAACCTTTTGTCAACAGTTTAG
- a CDS encoding MGMT family protein: MSQYDRIYATVRKIPRGKVATYGQIADLTGLYGKARLVGYALFRVDIKDDIPWHRVINAKGEISYSFQRQGGDYLQKVLLEEEGIEFKSNGKIDLNQYLWQPFI; the protein is encoded by the coding sequence ATGTCCCAATACGATCGCATCTATGCCACAGTCAGAAAAATTCCTAGAGGAAAAGTGGCAACTTATGGACAAATTGCAGATTTAACAGGACTTTATGGTAAAGCACGTTTGGTAGGATATGCTCTTTTTAGAGTAGATATTAAAGATGACATTCCTTGGCATCGAGTAATTAATGCTAAAGGGGAAATTTCTTACTCGTTTCAGCGTCAGGGTGGTGATTATTTACAAAAAGTTTTATTGGAAGAAGAAGGAATTGAATTTAAAAGTAACGGCAAAATTGACCTTAACCAATATCTTTGGCAACCGTTTATTTGA
- the clpS gene encoding ATP-dependent Clp protease adapter ClpS, with amino-acid sequence MTVSPAVTKEKAGQTIKQHYPNYKIIVLNDDFNTFKHVIECLMKYIPGMNGDLARELTEQVHYEGQALVWVGPQEQAELYHQQLRRAGLTMAPLEKA; translated from the coding sequence ATGACTGTCTCCCCCGCCGTAACCAAAGAAAAAGCTGGTCAGACCATCAAGCAACATTATCCCAACTACAAAATAATCGTTTTAAATGATGACTTTAACACGTTTAAGCACGTCATCGAATGTCTGATGAAGTATATTCCAGGCATGAATGGCGATCTGGCACGGGAATTAACCGAACAAGTTCATTATGAAGGACAGGCTTTAGTTTGGGTCGGACCACAGGAACAAGCAGAACTATATCATCAACAGTTAAGACGTGCTGGACTGACTATGGCACCTTTAGAGAAAGCTTAG
- a CDS encoding DUF721 domain-containing protein, translating into MFFQSLDQILTKLEQQPEWEKYREYHQLLTCWYQTVSPNIAENTRPLYISRQVLWVATSSAARAQELSFQRYTLLKKLNHQLPYILKDIRFSSSQWHQKTQPENTKPTLFNVSNKQKSKINHRDSRVLDHQIKNEKDKSTQISSSSTKAGAAAERWLKTIKQNPPSFQCCPNCDSPTPKGEIERWNLCYLCVAQKWSQEYRPPTFPEH; encoded by the coding sequence TTGTTTTTTCAATCCCTAGATCAAATTCTGACGAAGCTAGAACAACAGCCTGAGTGGGAAAAATATCGTGAGTATCATCAACTACTCACATGCTGGTACCAAACCGTTAGCCCAAACATCGCCGAGAATACCCGTCCCCTGTACATTTCTCGGCAGGTACTTTGGGTTGCTACTTCTAGTGCAGCTAGAGCTCAGGAGCTTTCTTTTCAAAGGTATACTTTGCTAAAAAAGCTCAATCATCAATTGCCTTATATTTTAAAAGATATTCGCTTCTCATCTTCTCAATGGCATCAAAAAACTCAACCAGAAAATACTAAGCCAACTTTATTCAACGTCAGCAACAAGCAAAAATCTAAAATTAATCATCGTGATTCTAGGGTTTTAGATCACCAAATCAAGAATGAAAAAGACAAGTCAACTCAAATATCTTCTTCCTCAACGAAAGCCGGGGCGGCAGCAGAGCGTTGGCTCAAAACTATCAAACAAAACCCACCATCTTTTCAATGTTGTCCTAACTGCGATTCTCCTACTCCAAAAGGTGAAATAGAACGGTGGAATTTATGTTATCTCTGTGTGGCTCAAAAATGGTCTCAAGAATACCGTCCTCCAACTTTTCCAGAGCATTAG
- a CDS encoding nucleoside deaminase, with the protein MKYALKLACTAGALGEIPVGAVIVDAQGHLLAKATNRKEREQDATAHAEILAIRAASQALQSWNLKNCTLYVTLEPCPMCAGAIIQSRLQLLVYGTDDPKTGAIRTVTNLPDSSCSNHRLQVLAGIKETECRQQLKTWFRQRRKR; encoded by the coding sequence ATGAAATATGCTCTCAAATTAGCTTGTACAGCAGGAGCTTTGGGAGAGATTCCTGTTGGTGCAGTAATTGTTGATGCCCAAGGTCACTTGCTGGCGAAAGCTACTAATCGTAAAGAAAGAGAGCAAGATGCTACTGCCCATGCTGAAATTTTGGCAATTCGCGCCGCAAGTCAGGCTCTACAAAGTTGGAATCTTAAAAATTGTACTCTTTACGTCACTCTTGAACCTTGTCCCATGTGTGCGGGAGCAATTATTCAGTCTCGTTTGCAATTATTAGTTTATGGTACTGACGATCCGAAAACTGGCGCAATTCGTACAGTTACTAATCTTCCCGATAGTTCTTGTTCTAATCATCGATTACAAGTGTTAGCTGGCATTAAAGAAACAGAGTGTCGTCAGCAATTAAAGACTTGGTTTCGTCAACGTAGGAAAAGATAG
- the menB gene encoding 1,4-dihydroxy-2-naphthoyl-CoA synthase, whose translation MQVEWQTAKTYQDILYQKWSGIAKITINRPHKRNAFRPKTVWEMYDAFVDAREDNRIGVVLLTGAGPHTDGKYAFCAGGDQSIRGKAGYIDEQGTPRLNVLDLQRLIRSLPKVTIALVAGYAIGGGHVLHVLCDLTIAADNAIFGQTGPKVGSFDGGFGSSYLARIVGQKKAREIWFLCRQYSAIEALEMGLVNCVVPISQLEAEGIKWSQEILAKSPIAIRCLKAAFNADCDGQAGLQELAGNATMLYYMTEEGAEGKQAFLEKRSPNFQQYPWLP comes from the coding sequence ATGCAAGTTGAATGGCAAACGGCTAAAACTTACCAAGATATTCTTTACCAAAAATGGAGTGGCATCGCCAAAATTACCATTAACCGTCCTCATAAACGCAATGCTTTTCGTCCCAAAACTGTATGGGAAATGTACGATGCTTTTGTAGACGCTCGTGAAGATAATAGAATTGGTGTAGTGCTTTTGACAGGGGCAGGTCCCCATACTGACGGTAAATATGCTTTTTGTGCCGGTGGCGATCAAAGTATTAGAGGTAAAGCTGGATACATAGATGAACAGGGTACCCCCAGATTAAATGTTTTAGATTTACAGCGTTTAATTCGTTCATTACCAAAAGTAACAATTGCCCTGGTAGCTGGCTATGCTATTGGTGGGGGTCATGTGCTCCATGTATTGTGTGATTTAACTATTGCCGCCGATAATGCTATTTTTGGGCAGACCGGTCCCAAGGTAGGTAGCTTTGACGGTGGATTTGGCTCTAGTTATTTAGCTCGCATTGTCGGACAAAAAAAAGCCAGAGAAATTTGGTTCCTTTGTCGGCAATACAGTGCTATAGAAGCCTTAGAAATGGGATTAGTAAATTGCGTTGTACCGATAAGTCAATTAGAAGCTGAAGGGATTAAATGGTCGCAAGAAATCTTGGCTAAAAGTCCAATTGCTATTCGTTGTCTTAAAGCTGCTTTTAATGCGGACTGTGATGGACAGGCTGGCTTACAAGAATTAGCTGGTAATGCGACTATGCTTTACTACATGACGGAAGAAGGAGCAGAGGGAAAACAAGCCTTTTTAGAAAAACGTTCTCCAAACTTTCAGCAGTATCCTTGGTTGCCTTAA
- a CDS encoding CesT family type III secretion system chaperone: MKVTEISLILEQLFNPEDIKHDVDEAWQIRNSQIHLLVILSEDKSWLRLLTPIAAANEAQSLLPQLLEDNFDLTQEVRYAINQNVLWGVFHHRLESLTPEDFKSAIASLVALVEKGLSSSFNQLIEKQIIQIVKAAKAQGQSLESTYQTIDRFYQEGIMGGIDQDPAQREQFLAAWKAQLERLWSEVEV; encoded by the coding sequence ATGAAAGTAACAGAAATTTCACTTATTTTAGAACAACTGTTTAACCCTGAAGACATTAAACACGATGTAGATGAGGCATGGCAAATTAGAAACTCTCAGATACATTTGTTGGTTATCTTATCAGAAGATAAGTCTTGGCTGAGATTACTAACTCCCATTGCCGCAGCTAACGAAGCTCAATCTTTACTACCACAGCTATTAGAAGATAATTTTGATCTTACTCAAGAAGTTCGCTATGCGATCAATCAAAATGTTTTGTGGGGAGTATTTCATCATCGCTTAGAAAGTTTAACTCCAGAGGATTTTAAAAGTGCGATCGCATCATTAGTTGCCTTAGTGGAAAAAGGTCTTTCTTCGTCTTTTAATCAGTTAATAGAAAAGCAAATTATTCAGATTGTTAAAGCTGCAAAAGCTCAAGGTCAGAGCTTAGAATCTACTTACCAAACCATAGATCGATTTTATCAAGAGGGCATTATGGGAGGCATCGATCAAGACCCAGCTCAAAGAGAACAGTTTTTGGCAGCCTGGAAAGCTCAGCTAGAACGATTATGGTCTGAAGTAGAGGTTTAG
- the pgeF gene encoding peptidoglycan editing factor PgeF, protein MSNQINHKWQWQTWEGNSYLTCNLLSNWKHGFFTKQFYPRTPEDLSLILQPNTVAYRVKQVHGNLVLTSQEIANTIQEGNSSKSFPDGDAVISNFQQQSVWVASADCTPLLIGDIVTGQVCAIHAGWRGTAQNIVSKAIARFLDFGSKKKNLRVAIGPAIAGSVYQVDQSVAIEVGQTIIPGATDKTDSEILAELKQLPKTPIFDDELPGKVRLDVPRVNQIQLELLNINPEYIAIAPFCTYQQSERLFSYRRTGEKKVQWSGIISK, encoded by the coding sequence GTGTCTAACCAAATTAATCATAAATGGCAATGGCAAACCTGGGAGGGTAATTCTTATCTAACCTGTAATCTGCTCTCAAACTGGAAACATGGATTTTTTACTAAGCAATTTTATCCTCGTACCCCAGAAGATTTAAGCTTAATTTTGCAACCGAATACTGTTGCATATCGTGTCAAACAAGTACACGGAAATTTGGTTCTAACATCTCAAGAAATAGCTAATACTATTCAAGAAGGGAATTCATCTAAGTCTTTTCCTGATGGTGATGCTGTGATCAGCAACTTTCAACAACAGTCCGTTTGGGTTGCCAGTGCTGACTGTACTCCTTTGTTGATTGGAGACATAGTGACAGGACAAGTCTGTGCAATCCATGCTGGCTGGAGAGGTACAGCTCAAAACATTGTTTCCAAAGCGATCGCCCGATTCCTTGATTTTGGCAGTAAGAAAAAAAATCTACGGGTTGCGATCGGTCCTGCGATCGCCGGTTCAGTCTACCAGGTAGATCAAAGTGTAGCCATAGAAGTTGGTCAAACAATTATTCCCGGTGCTACTGACAAAACTGACTCAGAAATTCTCGCAGAACTAAAACAGTTGCCTAAAACGCCCATTTTTGATGATGAGCTGCCTGGCAAGGTACGTCTAGATGTGCCTAGAGTGAATCAAATTCAATTAGAACTACTAAATATCAATCCAGAATACATCGCGATCGCTCCTTTTTGTACTTATCAACAAAGCGAGCGCCTTTTTTCATATCGTCGTACTGGAGAAAAAAAAGTTCAATGGTCAGGAATTATTAGCAAATAG
- a CDS encoding DUF2358 domain-containing protein, with translation MSNQPSTINHRQQKDILEILKADYQRFPENQTFDIYAQNVYFKDPLNEFNGVKRYQKMIGFLNGFFGNIEMKLHEITGNENTIKTEWTLNMTPPLPWKPRLSIPGWSELTVNEDNLIISHIDYWHISPWNVLRQNFFSTQKASQ, from the coding sequence ATGAGCAATCAGCCATCAACGATTAACCATCGACAGCAAAAAGATATTTTAGAAATCTTAAAAGCAGATTATCAAAGATTTCCTGAAAACCAAACTTTTGATATCTATGCCCAGAATGTTTATTTTAAAGACCCGTTAAATGAATTCAATGGAGTCAAACGTTACCAGAAGATGATTGGCTTTCTAAATGGTTTTTTTGGCAATATTGAGATGAAACTCCACGAAATAACCGGAAACGAAAACACTATTAAAACTGAGTGGACATTAAATATGACTCCGCCTTTGCCCTGGAAACCTCGCTTATCAATTCCTGGTTGGAGTGAATTAACAGTGAATGAGGATAATTTAATTATTTCTCATATTGATTACTGGCATATTTCTCCCTGGAATGTTTTACGCCAAAATTTCTTTTCGACTCAAAAAGCGTCACAATAA